One part of the Suncus etruscus isolate mSunEtr1 chromosome 2, mSunEtr1.pri.cur, whole genome shotgun sequence genome encodes these proteins:
- the PXMP2 gene encoding peroxisomal membrane protein 2, which produces MAPGASRLRGEARLAALPARALAQYLRLLRLYPVLTKAATSGILSALGNFLAQIIKRKRKKENFSPKLDISGPLRYAIYGFFFTGPLSHFFYLFMEHWIPPEVPLAGVKRLLLDRLVFAPAFLLVFFFVMNFLEGKDVAAFAAQTRRGFWPALQMNWRIWTPLQFININYVPLQFRVLFANMVALFWYAYLASLGK; this is translated from the exons ATGGCCCCGGGGGCGTCCAGGCTGCGCGGCGAGGCCCGGCTCGCGGCGCTCCCCGCTAGGGCGCTCGCCCAGTACCTGCGGCTCCTCCGGCTCTACCCGGTGCTCACCAAGGCGGCCACCAG TGGCATTTTGTCAGCCCTTGGGAACTTCCTGGCCCAAATAATTAAGAGgaaacgaaaaaaagaaaacttctctCCAAAGCTGGATATCAGTGGGCCACTCAGATATGCCATTTATGG GTTCTTCTTCACAGGACCGCTGAGTCACTTCTTCTACCTCTTCATGGAGCACTGGATCCCTCCTGAGGTCCCTTTGGCAGGGGTCAAGAGGCTTCTCTTAGACCGCCTGGTCTTTGCTCCGGCCTTCCTGCTAGTGTTCTTCTTCGTCATGAACTTCCTGGAG GGCAAAGATGTGGCTGCTTTTGCTGCCCAGACAAGACGGGGATTCTGGCCTGCACTGCAGATGAACTGGCGCATCTGGACCCCACTGCAGTTTATCAACATCAACTACGTGCCTTTACAG TTCCGGGTCCTGTTTGCAAACATGGTGGCCCTGTTCTGGTATGCCTACCTGGCCTCTCTGGGAAAGTGA